A genomic segment from Dasypus novemcinctus isolate mDasNov1 chromosome X, mDasNov1.1.hap2, whole genome shotgun sequence encodes:
- the SLC38A5 gene encoding sodium-coupled neutral amino acid transporter 5: MELQDSKMNGALPADAVDYSQVHEGFLPTHGSAPARKPAQFMDFEGKTSFGMSVFNLSNAIMGSGILGLAYAMAHTGVLLFLALLLCIALLSSYSIHLLLTCAGVVGIRAYEQLGQKAFGPAGKVVVVAVICLHNIGAMSSYLFIIKSELPLVIGTFLDMDPEGYWFLKGNLLLIIVSVVIILPLALMKHLGYLGYTSGLSLTCMLFFLISVIYKKFQLGCGVGRNETAVESGDHLGLPTQGLNGSCEAQMFTVDSQMAYTVPIMAFAFVCHPEVLPIYTELRRPSQRRMQAVANVSIGAMFCMYALTATFGYLTFYDTVEAEMLHKYSQKDLLIFCVRLAVLLAVILTVPVVLFPIRRALQQLLFPSKAFSWPRHIVIALILLVLVNVLVICVPTIRDIFGVIGSTSAPSLIFILPSIFYLRIVLPEGEPLCSRSKVQALCFGALGVLFMAVSLGFMFASWATGQSRVSGH; this comes from the exons ATGGAACTGCAGGATTCAAAGATGAACGGAGCCCTCCCTGCGGATGCTGTGGA CTACAGCCAGGTACATGAGGGCTTCCTGCCCACCCATGGTTCTGCCCCTGCGAGGAAGCCAGCCCAGTTCATGGAT TTCGAGGGGAAGACATCGTTTGGAATGTCAGTGTTCAACCTCAGCAACGCCATCATGGGCAGCGGCATCCTGGGACTGGCCTATGCCATGGCCCACACAGGGGTCCTCCTCTTCCT GGCCCTGCTCCTGTGCATCGCACTTCTGTCTTCCTACTCCATCCATCTCCTGCTGACCTGTGCTGGTGTTGTAG GCATCCGAGCCTACGAGCAGCTGGGACAGAAGGCGTTTGGGCCTGCAGGGAAGGTAGTGGTGGTCGCGGTCATCTGTCTGCACAATATTGGGG CCATGTCCAGTTACCTGTTCATCATCAAATCCGAACTCCCCCTGGTTATCGGCACCTTCCTTGACATGGACCCTGAGGG gtactggttcttgAAGGGAAACCTCCTCCTCATCATTGTCAGTGTGGTCATCATCCTTCCCCTGGCCCTCATGAAACACTTGG GCTACCTGGGGTATACCAGCGGTCTCTCTCTGACCTGCATGCTGTTTTTCCTCATTTCA GTCATCTATAAGAAGTTCCAGCTTGGTTGTGGCGTGGGCCGCAATGAGACAGCAGTGGAGAGTGGGGACCACCTGGGCCTCCCCACCCAGGGACTCAACGGAAGCTGCGAGGCCCAGATGTTCACCGTGGACTCTCAG ATGGCCTACACAGTGCCCATCATGGCTTTTGCCTTCGTCTGCCACCCTGAGGTGCTGCCCATCTACACAGAGCTCCGCCG GCCCTCCCAGCGCAGGATGCAGGCGGTGGCCAATGTGTCCATTGGGGCAATGTTCTGCATGTATGCACTCACAGCAACCTTTGGATACCTCACCTTCTACG ATACCGTGGAGGCAGAGATGCTACACAAGTACAGTCAGAAGGACCTGCTCATCTTCTGTGTGCGCCTGGCGGTGCTGCTCGCGGTGATCCTCACTGTGCCTGTTGTGCTGTTCCCT ATCCGCCGGGCCCTGCAGCAGCTGCTCTTCCCAAGCAAGGCCTTCAGCTGGCCACGGCACATCGTCATCGCCCTGATCCTGCTCGTCCTGGTGAATGTCCTCGTCATCTGTGTGCCAACCATCCGGGATATCTTCGGGGTCATTG GGTCCACCTCAGCTCCTAGCCTCATCTTCATCCTTCCCAGCATCTTCTACCTCCGCATCGTACTTCCTGAGGGGGAGCCCCTCTGTTCCCGGTCCAAGGTCCAG GCCCTGTGTTTTGGTGCTCTAGGAGTCCTCTTCATGGCAGTCAGTCTGGGCTTTATGTTTGCCAGTTGGGCCACAGGCCAGAGCCGTGTGTCTGGACACTGA